The Bradyrhizobium sp. WBAH42 genome includes a window with the following:
- a CDS encoding MFS transporter has product MSTQIGELAPALRSSNWRTPAVIILCGCAIGMLGFGPRSALGFFVQPMSHEFSWGRDVFGLAIAVQNLLWGLGQPFAGAVADRFGLFRVMCVGALLYAGGLLLMRYSSTPLSLNVGAGVMVGFGLAGCSFNLVLSAFSKLLPAEKRGLALGAGTAAGSFGQFLFAPIGVALIDNFGWQQALSVFGFLMLLIIPLSLALSTPPVTSANSATPADDQTITKALAEAFGHRSYVLLVLGFFTCGFQLAFITVHLPAFLVDRGISAQTGGWVIAAIGLFNIIGSLSVGYLQNSLPKRYILSTIYFTRALATLAFIMFPITPFSAIAFGAISGLTWLSTVPPTSALVALMFGTRWLATLYGFAFVSHQVGGFLGVWLGGIVFEKFGSYTPIWWLSILFGVLSALINLPIVEKPVARAVAQPA; this is encoded by the coding sequence ATGTCGACACAGATCGGCGAACTCGCACCGGCCTTGCGTTCCTCCAACTGGCGTACCCCGGCCGTCATCATCCTCTGCGGTTGTGCCATCGGCATGCTCGGCTTCGGCCCGCGCTCGGCGCTCGGCTTCTTCGTGCAGCCGATGAGTCACGAATTCAGCTGGGGCCGTGACGTGTTCGGCCTCGCCATCGCCGTGCAGAATCTGTTGTGGGGACTGGGCCAGCCGTTCGCCGGTGCGGTTGCGGATCGCTTCGGCCTGTTCCGGGTGATGTGCGTCGGCGCGCTGCTCTATGCCGGTGGCCTGCTCTTGATGCGCTATTCCTCGACGCCGCTGTCGCTGAATGTCGGTGCGGGCGTGATGGTCGGCTTTGGTCTCGCGGGCTGCTCGTTCAACCTGGTGCTGTCGGCCTTCAGCAAGCTCCTCCCGGCAGAGAAGCGCGGGCTTGCGCTCGGCGCCGGCACCGCGGCGGGCTCGTTCGGTCAGTTCCTGTTCGCGCCCATTGGCGTCGCCTTGATCGACAATTTCGGCTGGCAGCAGGCGCTCTCCGTGTTCGGTTTCCTGATGCTGCTGATCATCCCGCTGTCGCTGGCGCTCTCGACGCCGCCGGTGACAAGTGCGAACAGCGCAACGCCCGCGGATGACCAGACCATCACCAAGGCGCTTGCCGAAGCCTTCGGTCATCGCTCCTACGTGCTCCTGGTGCTCGGCTTCTTCACCTGCGGCTTCCAGCTCGCCTTCATCACCGTGCATCTGCCGGCCTTCCTCGTCGATCGCGGCATCTCCGCGCAGACCGGCGGCTGGGTGATCGCGGCGATCGGCCTGTTCAACATCATCGGCTCGCTCAGCGTCGGTTATCTCCAGAACTCACTGCCCAAGCGCTACATCCTCTCGACCATCTATTTCACGCGTGCACTGGCGACGCTCGCCTTCATCATGTTCCCGATCACGCCGTTCTCGGCGATCGCGTTTGGCGCGATCTCCGGCCTGACCTGGCTGTCGACGGTGCCGCCGACCTCGGCGCTGGTGGCGCTGATGTTTGGAACGCGCTGGCTCGCCACGCTCTATGGCTTCGCTTTCGTCAGCCATCAGGTCGGTGGCTTCCTCGGCGTCTGGCTGGGCGGCATCGTGTTCGAAAAGTTCGGTTCCTACACGCCTATCTGGTGGCTCTCGATCCTGTTCGGCGTGCTCTCGGCGCTGATCAATCTTCCGATCGTGGAGAAACCTGTGGCACGGGCGGTTGCGCAGCCGGCCTGA
- a CDS encoding MDR family oxidoreductase codes for MATFKAVRIDKADKGTTTQLAQFDEAELMEGDVTVRVEWSTLNYKDGLALTGKAPVVRRFPMIAGIDFAGTVEASSHPQWKAGDKVVCTGWGMGETHLGAYAEKARVKGDWLVALPQGLSARDAMAIGTAGFTAMLSVLALEKHGISPKSGPVVVTGAAGGVGSVAIAVLSKLGYHVIASTGRVSEADYLKQLGAAEIIDRNELSAPAKPLAKERWAGGVDSVGSTTLANLLSMTKYGGAIAACGLAAGMDLPSSVAPFILRGVCLLGIDSVMCPLEPRKAAWQRLASDLDRTKLSEITEEISLDEVPGWGAKILAGQVRGRVVVKIV; via the coding sequence GTGGCCACATTCAAGGCTGTCAGGATCGACAAGGCGGACAAGGGCACAACCACGCAGCTCGCGCAGTTCGACGAAGCCGAGCTGATGGAGGGCGACGTCACCGTCCGGGTGGAATGGTCGACGCTGAACTACAAGGACGGTCTTGCGCTCACCGGCAAGGCGCCGGTGGTGCGCCGCTTCCCGATGATCGCTGGCATCGATTTCGCCGGCACGGTCGAAGCCTCCTCGCATCCGCAGTGGAAGGCGGGCGACAAGGTCGTCTGCACCGGCTGGGGCATGGGCGAGACCCATCTCGGCGCCTATGCCGAGAAGGCGCGGGTGAAGGGCGACTGGCTGGTCGCGCTTCCGCAGGGCCTGTCGGCGCGCGACGCCATGGCGATCGGCACCGCCGGCTTCACGGCGATGCTCTCGGTGCTGGCGCTGGAGAAGCACGGCATCTCGCCGAAGAGCGGCCCGGTCGTGGTGACGGGCGCTGCCGGCGGCGTCGGCTCGGTTGCGATCGCCGTCCTGTCCAAGCTCGGCTACCACGTCATCGCTTCGACCGGCCGCGTCTCCGAGGCCGACTACCTGAAGCAGCTGGGAGCTGCCGAGATCATCGACCGCAACGAATTGTCGGCGCCGGCAAAGCCCCTCGCCAAGGAGCGCTGGGCCGGCGGCGTCGACAGCGTCGGCTCGACCACCCTCGCCAACCTGCTCTCGATGACGAAATATGGTGGCGCGATCGCGGCCTGCGGCCTGGCCGCCGGCATGGACCTGCCGTCCTCGGTGGCGCCGTTTATTTTGCGCGGAGTGTGCCTTCTCGGCATCGATTCCGTGATGTGCCCGCTCGAGCCCCGGAAAGCCGCCTGGCAGCGTTTGGCCTCCGACCTGGATCGGACGAAACTATCTGAAATCACTGAGGAAATTTCGCTCGACGAGGTCCCGGGGTGGGGCGCGAAAATCCTGGCCGGCCAGGTTCGCGGCCGCGTCGTGGTAAAAATTGTCTAA
- a CDS encoding methyl-accepting chemotaxis protein, which translates to MLSLVQNLRIGTKLAIASALGVLLVGAMIVSQMRGNASIRETSHSALEQQEIVRDAVRAEVAVRGMQLAVRDLRLANSAADLQKATQRLEDQQKAMGSLVNEMLKLSHSAENRARMEKLRSLAADYTKAAQQIAAVRAEALAASGADGASRAAKLNEEAIRIAREVTLPIAAQLDVLIEQIADYAKHKSEMNNAAATAEMRSSEQVGMVVGALAMLVLVCSWLMSFLTIARPIRALTVAMDKLAGGDFSVVLPGLGRKDEVGGVAAAVEKFKIVSEQKAREEAEAKIRQDQLAAAQRKAEMHKLADSFEAAIGEIVDTVSSAATELEASASTLTATAARGQEVTTMVAAASEEASTNVQSVASATEELSSSITEISRQVQESARVAGDAVNQARTTTDRVGELSAAAARIGDVVELINTIAGQTNLLALNATIEAARAGEAGRGFAVVASEVKALAEQTAKATGEIGQQIASIQTATEHSVGAIKDISHTIERLSEISSTIAAAVEEQGAATQEISRNVQQAATGTHQVSSNITDVQRGASETGSASTQVLAAAQSLSSDSSRLKLEVGKFLGTVRAA; encoded by the coding sequence ATGCTGAGCCTTGTTCAGAATCTGAGGATCGGGACCAAGCTGGCGATTGCGTCGGCGCTCGGTGTGCTCCTGGTGGGCGCCATGATCGTGAGCCAGATGCGTGGCAATGCGAGCATTCGCGAGACCAGCCACAGCGCACTTGAACAGCAGGAGATCGTGCGCGACGCCGTCCGGGCCGAGGTTGCCGTTCGCGGCATGCAACTCGCGGTGCGAGATCTTCGTCTCGCCAATAGCGCGGCCGACCTTCAGAAGGCCACCCAGAGATTGGAGGATCAGCAGAAAGCGATGGGCTCGCTGGTCAATGAGATGCTGAAGCTTTCTCACTCGGCCGAAAATCGGGCGCGCATGGAGAAGCTGAGATCGCTCGCCGCAGACTACACCAAGGCTGCACAGCAGATCGCCGCGGTGCGCGCTGAAGCCCTCGCCGCGAGCGGCGCTGATGGCGCTTCGCGCGCCGCGAAGCTCAATGAAGAAGCCATTCGCATCGCGCGAGAGGTTACCCTGCCCATCGCAGCTCAACTCGACGTGCTGATCGAGCAGATCGCCGACTATGCGAAGCACAAATCCGAAATGAACAACGCCGCCGCCACCGCAGAAATGAGATCGAGCGAGCAGGTCGGGATGGTGGTCGGCGCGCTCGCCATGCTCGTCCTCGTCTGCTCCTGGTTGATGTCGTTCCTGACCATCGCGCGGCCGATTCGCGCGCTCACGGTTGCCATGGACAAGCTCGCCGGTGGCGATTTCTCCGTGGTTCTGCCTGGTCTCGGCCGCAAGGATGAGGTCGGCGGCGTCGCGGCGGCCGTCGAAAAGTTCAAGATCGTGTCTGAGCAGAAGGCGCGCGAGGAAGCTGAAGCCAAGATCAGGCAGGACCAGCTTGCGGCCGCGCAGCGCAAGGCCGAGATGCACAAGCTGGCCGACAGCTTCGAAGCCGCGATCGGTGAAATCGTCGACACCGTGTCCTCGGCCGCGACCGAGCTGGAAGCTTCCGCCTCGACGCTGACCGCGACCGCGGCGCGCGGGCAGGAGGTCACCACCATGGTTGCTGCCGCTTCCGAGGAAGCATCCACCAACGTGCAGTCGGTGGCGTCGGCGACCGAGGAGCTGTCATCGTCGATCACCGAGATCAGCCGGCAGGTGCAGGAATCCGCCCGCGTCGCCGGCGATGCGGTGAACCAGGCCCGCACCACGACCGATCGTGTCGGCGAGCTTTCCGCGGCGGCGGCGCGGATCGGCGACGTGGTCGAGCTGATCAACACCATCGCCGGCCAGACCAATCTTCTGGCGCTCAATGCAACCATCGAAGCGGCGCGGGCCGGCGAGGCGGGCCGCGGCTTTGCCGTCGTCGCCTCCGAGGTCAAGGCGCTTGCCGAGCAGACCGCGAAGGCGACCGGCGAGATCGGCCAGCAGATCGCCAGCATCCAGACCGCGACCGAGCATTCGGTCGGCGCGATCAAGGACATCAGCCACACGATCGAGAGGCTGTCGGAGATCTCCTCGACCATCGCAGCCGCGGTGGAAGAGCAGGGCGCGGCAACGCAGGAGATTTCCCGCAACGTGCAGCAGGCGGCCACGGGCACCCACCAGGTGTCCTCCAACATCACCGACGTGCAGCGCGGCGCGAGCGAGACCGGGTCGGCATCCACGCAGGTGTTGGCAGCGGCGCAATCGCTGTCCAGCGACAGCAGCCGGCTCAAGCTCGAGGTCGGCAAATTCCTCGGCACCGTGCGCGCGGCCTGA
- a CDS encoding methyl-accepting chemotaxis protein yields MSKLSIVFKLLTVLSVLVLSLAGVGVMAIGTMQNINAHTVEIAESWLPSVRALGSMRADINELRVALRLHLMQDTAEGKEAAEKRLAGLRERIEKTRKVYEPLITVAEERSLYEQWTKAWAEYLNGVQDVMALSRKSVGRFPTDANELLQTKVAKMAQAADPLLQKGIELNNRGAELETKQAADSYATVFRVLVGIIVAAVVIAIGAAYYLVRDVSRGIASIIRPMQSLGEGDLSAEVPHRGEKTEIGSMADALQIFKEALIAKKAADEAAARDAEAKIERGRRVDAITRNFEVMIGEVVETVSSASTELEASAATLSGTAQRGQEFATVVAAASEEASTNVQAVASASEELSSSITEISRRVQDSARMAAEAVEQAARTNERVNALSQAAARIGDVVELINTIAGQTNLLALNATIEAARAGEAGRGFAVVASEVKALAEQTAKATGEIGAQVSGIQAATQESVSAIQEIGGTIERLSEVSAAIAAAVEEQGAATQEISRNVQQASLGTQEVSSNITNVQRGAIETGSASSEVLSAAKSLATDSTRLKVEVAQFLESVRAA; encoded by the coding sequence ATGTCGAAGTTGTCGATCGTCTTCAAGCTGCTGACCGTACTGTCGGTCCTGGTGCTCTCGCTTGCCGGCGTCGGCGTGATGGCGATCGGCACGATGCAGAACATCAACGCCCACACCGTCGAGATTGCGGAGAGCTGGCTGCCGAGCGTGCGTGCGCTCGGCTCGATGCGTGCCGACATCAACGAGCTTCGCGTCGCACTGCGTCTGCACCTGATGCAGGACACTGCCGAAGGCAAGGAGGCCGCGGAGAAGCGGCTGGCAGGCTTGCGTGAGCGCATCGAGAAGACGCGCAAGGTTTACGAGCCGCTGATCACGGTCGCCGAGGAGCGCTCGCTGTACGAGCAATGGACCAAGGCCTGGGCGGAGTATCTGAATGGCGTGCAGGACGTGATGGCGCTGTCGCGCAAGAGCGTCGGCCGCTTCCCGACCGATGCCAACGAGCTGCTGCAGACCAAGGTCGCGAAGATGGCGCAGGCCGCCGATCCCCTGCTGCAGAAGGGCATCGAGCTCAACAACAGGGGCGCCGAGCTGGAGACCAAGCAGGCGGCCGACAGCTACGCCACCGTGTTCCGCGTGCTGGTCGGCATCATCGTCGCTGCCGTCGTGATCGCGATCGGCGCCGCCTACTATCTCGTGCGCGACGTCTCGCGCGGCATCGCCTCGATCATTCGCCCGATGCAGTCGCTCGGCGAGGGCGACCTTTCCGCCGAAGTGCCGCATCGCGGCGAGAAGACCGAGATCGGCTCGATGGCGGATGCGCTCCAGATCTTCAAGGAGGCGTTGATCGCCAAGAAGGCCGCCGACGAGGCGGCGGCGCGCGACGCCGAGGCCAAGATCGAGCGCGGCCGCCGCGTCGACGCCATCACCCGCAATTTCGAGGTCATGATCGGCGAGGTCGTCGAGACCGTGTCGTCGGCCTCGACCGAGCTCGAGGCCTCCGCGGCGACGCTGAGCGGCACCGCGCAGCGCGGCCAGGAGTTCGCAACCGTCGTTGCGGCAGCGTCCGAGGAAGCTTCCACCAACGTCCAGGCGGTGGCCTCAGCCTCCGAGGAGCTGTCGTCCTCCATCACCGAGATCAGCCGCCGCGTGCAGGATTCGGCGCGGATGGCGGCGGAGGCGGTCGAGCAGGCGGCGCGGACCAACGAGCGCGTCAACGCGCTGTCGCAGGCCGCCGCCCGCATCGGCGACGTCGTCGAGCTCATCAACACCATCGCGGGCCAAACCAACCTGCTCGCGCTGAACGCGACCATCGAGGCGGCGCGCGCAGGCGAAGCCGGCCGCGGCTTTGCCGTCGTCGCCTCCGAGGTCAAGGCATTGGCCGAGCAGACGGCGAAAGCGACCGGCGAAATCGGGGCACAGGTTTCGGGCATCCAGGCGGCGACGCAAGAATCCGTCAGCGCCATCCAGGAGATCGGCGGCACCATCGAGCGGCTGTCTGAGGTGTCCGCCGCGATCGCCGCCGCCGTCGAGGAGCAGGGCGCGGCCACGCAGGAGATCTCGCGCAACGTTCAGCAGGCCTCGCTCGGCACGCAGGAAGTGTCGTCCAACATCACCAACGTGCAGCGCGGTGCGATCGAGACCGGCTCGGCCTCGAGCGAAGTGCTGTCGGCGGCGAAGTCGCTGGCGACCGACAGCACCCGTCTGAAGGTCGAGGTCGCGCAGTTCCTCGAATCGGTCCGCGCGGCCTGA
- a CDS encoding DUF2339 domain-containing protein codes for MFDGPFDAFALIIAIIAFLIAIKASSQATELRRRLNSLEEMLYAQRPVQPPPLMPAQAQAEATATTAAAEPPPLAPEAETTPPPLVTEEISPPPLEPSTGADAPPPVPEAAPGFEERLGTRWVVWIGGLALALGGFFMVRYSIEAGLLGPGVRVFLGGLFAAALLGAGEWTRRKESISSIAALPIANIPAILTAAGTAVAFATIYAAYALYGFLVPATAFVLLGIVAMSTLAAALLHGPALAGLGVVGAFVTPILVSSGKPDYWALYIYLAVVTAASFGLARIRLWRWLAVTTIAFAVLWIFPGLDTEQVQVAPHAFHAIVGFVLAALLVVCGFMFGPTFEDGEIEPVSSGALGAYLFGAMLVVLSSAHADLALIAFTLLVGGTLFVAWRAPAATGALGAAAAAVFIVFAEWAVRANPDMLVLPGGPMPGVGPVATDSSVTLHLVTAAIFAAGFGVAGFFAQGRSNSAIIPVVWSAAGVATPIAILVALYARIAHLDRSIPFAILAVLLAAAFGAATEALMRREERPGVATSVALFATGTLGALALALTFALEKGWLTIALALMSLGTAWISLQRPIPVLRRLAAIFAAIVTARIAYDPRIVGDAVGTTPIFNWLLWGYGLPAASFWGASIFLRRRADDAPLRVVETAAILFTALLAFTEIRHFATGGDMISPPSLLEFALQVCITLAMAIGLERLRLRSHSIVHDVGAVVLTAIAGLISVFGLLILENPLLFSSVNVGGLVFNLLLLGYALPAVLMLLLSYAVAGHRRVAYANTIAGGALVFALTYVTLEIRRFYHGPVLLYGGTTSAEQYTYSIGWLAFGVVLLGVGILVNSERARLASAAVIALTILKAFVIDMSTLTGVYRALSFMCLGVVLVAIGWLYQRILFRRQIAPPPAAPQTGS; via the coding sequence ATGTTCGACGGCCCGTTTGACGCCTTTGCGCTGATCATTGCGATCATCGCCTTCCTCATTGCGATCAAGGCATCCAGCCAGGCGACCGAGTTGCGCCGCCGGCTCAACTCGCTCGAAGAGATGCTTTATGCGCAGCGGCCGGTGCAGCCGCCGCCGCTGATGCCGGCGCAGGCGCAGGCCGAAGCAACCGCGACGACTGCAGCCGCCGAGCCGCCGCCGCTGGCGCCGGAAGCTGAAACGACGCCGCCGCCGCTCGTCACAGAAGAGATTTCGCCGCCACCGCTCGAGCCGAGCACTGGCGCCGATGCGCCCCCTCCGGTCCCGGAGGCAGCACCCGGATTCGAAGAACGACTCGGCACCCGCTGGGTGGTGTGGATCGGCGGGCTTGCGCTCGCGCTCGGCGGCTTCTTCATGGTGCGTTATTCGATCGAGGCCGGCCTGCTCGGCCCGGGTGTGCGCGTGTTCCTCGGCGGCCTGTTCGCCGCTGCACTGCTGGGCGCCGGCGAATGGACGCGGCGCAAGGAGAGCATCTCGAGCATCGCGGCGCTGCCGATCGCCAACATCCCCGCGATCCTCACCGCGGCCGGAACCGCGGTGGCTTTCGCGACCATCTACGCGGCTTACGCGCTCTACGGCTTCCTCGTGCCTGCGACGGCCTTCGTGCTGCTCGGCATCGTTGCGATGAGCACGCTGGCCGCAGCGCTCCTGCACGGCCCCGCGCTCGCGGGGCTCGGCGTCGTCGGCGCCTTCGTGACGCCGATCCTCGTCTCCTCGGGCAAGCCGGATTATTGGGCGCTCTACATCTATCTTGCGGTCGTGACGGCCGCGAGTTTCGGTCTCGCCCGCATCAGGCTGTGGCGCTGGCTTGCGGTCACGACCATTGCCTTCGCGGTGCTCTGGATCTTCCCGGGTCTCGATACCGAACAGGTGCAGGTCGCGCCGCACGCCTTCCACGCCATCGTCGGCTTCGTGCTCGCCGCACTGCTCGTCGTCTGCGGCTTCATGTTCGGACCCACCTTCGAGGACGGCGAGATCGAGCCGGTCTCTTCGGGCGCGCTCGGCGCCTACCTGTTCGGGGCGATGCTGGTCGTACTGTCGAGCGCGCATGCGGATCTCGCGCTGATCGCATTCACGCTCCTGGTCGGCGGCACGCTGTTCGTCGCCTGGCGTGCACCGGCGGCGACCGGCGCGCTGGGCGCAGCCGCGGCGGCCGTGTTCATCGTGTTCGCCGAATGGGCGGTGCGCGCCAATCCTGACATGCTGGTGCTGCCGGGCGGCCCGATGCCCGGCGTCGGCCCTGTGGCGACCGACAGTTCAGTGACGCTGCACCTGGTGACGGCCGCGATCTTCGCCGCCGGCTTCGGCGTCGCGGGCTTTTTCGCGCAGGGCCGCTCGAATTCGGCGATCATTCCCGTGGTGTGGTCGGCGGCGGGCGTCGCGACGCCGATCGCCATCCTGGTCGCGCTCTATGCGCGCATCGCCCATCTCGACCGCTCGATCCCGTTCGCGATCCTCGCCGTGCTGCTCGCCGCGGCCTTTGGCGCGGCGACCGAGGCGCTGATGCGCCGCGAAGAACGCCCGGGCGTTGCCACCTCGGTCGCGCTGTTCGCGACCGGCACGCTCGGCGCGCTGGCACTGGCGCTGACCTTCGCCCTGGAGAAGGGCTGGCTCACCATCGCGCTCGCGCTGATGTCGCTCGGCACCGCCTGGATCTCGTTGCAGCGGCCGATTCCGGTGCTGCGCCGGTTGGCTGCCATCTTCGCCGCGATCGTCACCGCGCGCATCGCCTATGATCCGCGTATCGTCGGCGATGCCGTCGGCACGACGCCGATCTTCAACTGGCTGTTGTGGGGCTATGGCCTGCCGGCCGCCTCGTTCTGGGGCGCGAGCATCTTCCTGCGCCGTCGCGCCGACGACGCGCCGCTGCGCGTGGTCGAGACCGCCGCGATCCTGTTCACCGCGCTGCTCGCCTTCACGGAGATCCGGCATTTTGCGACCGGTGGCGACATGATCTCGCCGCCCTCGCTGCTCGAATTCGCGCTGCAGGTCTGCATCACGCTCGCCATGGCAATCGGGCTGGAGCGCCTGCGGCTGCGCAGCCACAGCATCGTGCACGATGTCGGCGCGGTCGTGCTGACGGCAATCGCCGGCCTCATCAGCGTGTTCGGCCTCCTGATCCTGGAGAACCCGCTACTGTTCTCCAGCGTCAATGTCGGCGGCCTCGTGTTCAATCTGCTGCTGCTCGGCTATGCGCTGCCGGCCGTGCTGATGCTGCTGCTCTCCTACGCGGTGGCGGGACACCGCCGTGTCGCATATGCAAACACGATTGCGGGTGGCGCCCTGGTGTTCGCGCTCACCTACGTGACGCTCGAGATCCGCCGCTTCTATCACGGCCCGGTCCTGCTCTACGGCGGCACCACGAGTGCCGAGCAATACACCTATTCGATCGGCTGGCTCGCCTTCGGCGTGGTGCTGCTCGGGGTCGGCATCCTGGTCAACTCCGAGCGTGCGCGCCTGGCGTCCGCCGCCGTGATCGCCCTGACGATCCTGAAGGCCTTCGTGATCGACATGTCGACGCTGACCGGCGTCTATCGCGCGCTCTCGTTCATGTGCCTCGGCGTCGTGCTGGTCGCGATCGGCTGGCTCTACCAGCGCATCCTGTTCCGGCGGCAGATCGCACCGCCGCCGGCTGCGCCGCAGACCGGCAGCTGA
- a CDS encoding NAD regulator: MSETLLTPIEIGLTAAIVAIEDHEPLILTARGADGLAGLPFGPFDAVSHRTFEIGLRAWVERQAGLRLGYVEQLYTFGDRGRHAEAGDTGAHMVSIGYLALTRPVDGELAANAASFAPWYRYFPWEDWREQPPAIIARDIIPALTKWAEEETPETTRALPRKDRVRFYFGLDGAPWDEERVLDRYELLYEAGLIEEARRDGRPAALARKTLPPLGTSMRFDHRRILATAIARLRAKLKYRPVVFELLPAEFTLTELQHTVEAISGRHLHKQNFRRLVEMEALVEPTGVMSTQTGGRPAALYRFRREVLQERPAPGLRVRSRR; encoded by the coding sequence ATGAGCGAGACGCTGCTGACACCGATCGAGATCGGCCTGACCGCCGCGATCGTCGCGATCGAGGACCATGAGCCGCTGATCCTGACCGCGCGCGGTGCTGACGGGCTGGCCGGCCTGCCGTTCGGCCCGTTCGACGCGGTGAGCCATCGCACGTTCGAGATCGGCCTGCGCGCCTGGGTCGAGCGACAGGCGGGGCTGCGGCTCGGCTATGTCGAGCAGCTCTACACGTTCGGCGACCGCGGCCGTCATGCCGAGGCCGGCGACACCGGCGCCCATATGGTGTCGATCGGCTATCTCGCGCTGACGCGCCCCGTCGATGGCGAGCTCGCGGCAAACGCGGCGAGCTTCGCGCCCTGGTATCGTTACTTCCCCTGGGAAGACTGGCGCGAGCAGCCGCCGGCGATCATCGCCCGCGACATCATCCCCGCCCTGACCAAATGGGCCGAGGAGGAAACGCCGGAGACGACGCGCGCGCTGCCGCGGAAGGATCGGGTGCGATTCTATTTCGGTCTCGACGGCGCGCCCTGGGACGAGGAGCGCGTGCTCGACCGCTACGAGCTGCTCTACGAGGCCGGGCTGATCGAGGAGGCGCGCCGCGACGGCCGTCCTGCGGCATTAGCGCGCAAGACGCTTCCCCCGCTCGGGACCTCGATGCGGTTCGACCACCGCCGGATTCTCGCCACGGCAATCGCGCGGCTGCGCGCAAAGCTGAAGTATCGTCCTGTCGTGTTTGAACTTTTGCCGGCTGAGTTCACACTTACTGAACTGCAGCATACGGTGGAGGCGATCTCCGGCCGGCACCTGCACAAGCAGAACTTCCGCCGCCTGGTCGAAATGGAAGCCCTGGTCGAACCGACCGGGGTGATGTCGACACAGACGGGCGGACGGCCGGCGGCGCTCTACCGCTTCCGCCGCGAGGTGCTCCAGGAGCGGCCCGCGCCGGGCTTGCGCGTGCGCTCCCGGCGCTAG
- a CDS encoding tyrosine phosphatase family protein — MIHVCSLAALPETVRITGASHVLTVMANVEQVARPVSVLPANHLKVSMDDITEEMDGFVAPSETHIEQVLNFVRGWDRSAPLVVHCYAGISRSTASAFAAVCALNPHRDEIEIAKKIRAASPIASPNRRIVGLADRALGREGRMLRALDEMGPGAMMVEGRPFVIELE, encoded by the coding sequence ATGATCCACGTCTGTTCCCTCGCCGCGCTTCCCGAAACCGTCCGCATCACCGGCGCCAGCCATGTGCTGACCGTGATGGCCAATGTCGAACAGGTGGCGCGGCCGGTGTCGGTGCTGCCGGCCAACCATCTCAAGGTGTCGATGGACGACATCACCGAGGAGATGGACGGCTTCGTCGCGCCGTCGGAGACGCATATCGAGCAGGTGCTGAACTTCGTGCGCGGCTGGGACCGCAGCGCCCCGCTGGTGGTGCATTGCTATGCCGGCATCAGCCGCTCCACCGCCAGCGCCTTCGCCGCGGTCTGTGCACTCAATCCGCATCGCGACGAGATCGAGATCGCAAAGAAGATCCGCGCGGCTTCACCGATCGCCTCGCCGAACCGGCGCATCGTCGGTCTCGCCGACCGCGCGCTGGGACGCGAGGGCCGCATGCTGCGCGCACTCGACGAGATGGGCCCCGGCGCGATGATGGTCGAAGGCCGCCCCTTCGTGATCGAGCTCGAATGA
- a CDS encoding YfbR-like 5'-deoxynucleotidase yields MTAKKATRNEEVRAWQRMLSGRRLDLLDPSPLDIEIGDIAHGLARVARWNGQTLGAHIFSVAQHTLLVETVLRLEMPRVDQRMRLAALLHDAPEYVIGDMISPFKAVLDGHYKAVEKRLLGAIHIRFGLPPVLPDDITQAIKAADRGAAYLEATELAGFSASEARRLFGKDPGLSDSVRRDYLTPWTAARAEKQFLERFGAVFA; encoded by the coding sequence ATGACGGCGAAGAAGGCGACGCGCAACGAGGAGGTCCGCGCCTGGCAGCGCATGCTGTCGGGCCGGCGGCTCGACCTGCTCGATCCCTCCCCGCTCGACATCGAGATCGGCGACATCGCGCACGGGCTGGCGCGGGTGGCGCGCTGGAACGGGCAGACCCTCGGCGCGCACATCTTTTCGGTCGCACAGCATACGCTGCTGGTAGAGACCGTGCTGCGGCTCGAGATGCCCCGCGTCGACCAGCGAATGCGGCTCGCGGCCCTGCTCCATGATGCGCCGGAATACGTGATCGGCGACATGATCTCGCCGTTCAAGGCCGTGCTCGACGGTCATTACAAGGCGGTCGAGAAGCGGCTGCTCGGTGCCATCCACATCCGCTTCGGCTTGCCGCCGGTCTTGCCTGACGACATCACGCAGGCCATCAAGGCCGCCGATCGCGGTGCGGCTTATCTCGAGGCAACCGAGCTCGCGGGCTTCAGCGCGAGTGAAGCGCGGCGCCTGTTCGGGAAGGATCCGGGTCTCTCCGACAGCGTCCGGCGCGACTATCTGACGCCCTGGACCGCGGCGCGGGCCGAGAAGCAGTTTCTGGAGCGGTTTGGCGCCGTGTTTGCGTAG